The Setaria italica strain Yugu1 chromosome IX, Setaria_italica_v2.0, whole genome shotgun sequence genome has a window encoding:
- the LOC101784027 gene encoding ras-associated and pleckstrin homology domains-containing protein 1, which translates to MASTTSDSLPSSPSLPTTSALDGAADQELSSSSHHHHHQSLFLPSSSSSPASLYLDSSFHGLLHASSTAMSSSPSPPPPAPPLPPAPAPAKPAKKRPRASRRPPTTVLTTDTSNFRAMVQEFTGFPAPPFAPAPPPAVRPRLFGGPSSFLMRPSPLKYPVLLPPSTCTTTLANTAINASGGSSNNITASTSSLVDALALFAKSNAMPSGAGAAAAAAATSGGSGAADHHYHGIGMGGFNPFDDFDPPAAAAEGEGGDPGGGHGFFSSFATGGDKYGRH; encoded by the coding sequence ATGGCGTCCACCACCAGCGAcagcctcccctcctccccctccctgcCCACCACCTCCGcgctcgacggcgccgccgaccaggagctctcctcctcctcccaccaccaccatcaccaaAGCCTCTTCctcccgtcctcctcctcctcccccgccagcCTATACCTCGACTCCTCCTTCCACGGCCTCCTCCACGCTTCCTCCACGGCCATGTCGTCGTCGCCTtcccctccaccgccggcgccgccgctccctcccgccCCGGCGCCCGCGAAGCCGGCCAAGAAGCGCCCGAGGgcctcccgccggccgcccaccACGGTGCTCACCACCGACACCTCCAACTTCCGCGCCATGGTGCAGGAGTTCACCGGCTTCCCGGCGCCGCCCttcgcccccgcgccgccacccgccgtccGCCCGCGCCTCTTCGGCGGCCCGTCGTCGTTCCTCATGCGCCCGTCGCCCCTCAAGTACCCCGTGCTGCTGCCTCCCagcacctgcaccaccaccctaGCTAACACCGCCATTAacgccagcggcggcagcagtaATAATATTACTGCCAGTACAAGCTCCCTCGTGGACGCGCTCGCGCTGTTCGCCAAGAGCAACGCGATGccgagcggcgccggcgccgccgcagctgccgcgGCGACGTCCGGCGGATCAGGCGCTGCTGATCATCACTACCATGGCATCGGCATGGGAGGGTTCAACCCGTTCGACGATTTCGatccaccggcggcggcggccgaagGCGAGGGGGGGGACCCCGGTGGCGGCCAtggtttcttctcctccttcgccaccggcggcgacaAGTACGGCCGGCACTAG
- the LOC101784443 gene encoding proteasome subunit alpha type-2, whose protein sequence is MGDSQYSFSLTTFSPSGKLVQIEHALTAVGSGQTSLGIKAANGVVIATEKKLPSILVDETSVQKIQALTPNIGVVYSGMGPDFRVLVRKSRKQAQQYYRLYKETIPVTQLVRETAAVMQEFTQSGGVRPFGVSLLIAGYDDNGPQLYQVDPSGSYFSWKASAMGKNVSNAKTFLEKRYTEDMELDDAIHTAILTLKEGYEGQISSNNIEIGIIRSDREFRVLSPAEIKDFLEEVE, encoded by the exons ATGGGGGACAGCCAGTACTCCTTCTCACTCACCACCTTCAG CCCGTCTGGTAAGCTGGTGCAGATCGAGCACGCGCTGACGGCGGTGGGCTCCGGCCAGACCTCCCTCGGGATCAAAG CTGCTAATGGAGTTGTTATTGCCACTGAGAAGAAATTGCCGTCTATTTTAGTGGATGAAACATCA GTGCAAAAGATTCAAGCGTTGACTCCAAATATTGGAGTTGTTTACAG TGGGATGGGTCCAGATTTCCGCGTTCTAGTGAGGAAAAGCCGGAAGCAAGCACAGCAGTATTATCGATTGTATAAG GAAACCATACCTGTTACACAGCTTGTCAGAGAAACCGCTGCTGTTATGCAGGAGTTCACACAGTCTGG TGGTGTAAGACCATTCGGTGTATCCTTGTTGATTGCTGGGTACGATGACAATGGCCCCCAGTTGTACCAG GTAGACCCATCAGGATCATACTTCTCCTGGAAAGCATCAGCTATGGGGAAAAATGTATCCAATGCAAAGACATTTCTTGAGAAGAG GTACACCGAAGATATGGAGCTTGATGATGCCATCCATACAGCAATTTTGACTCTGAAAGAAGG ATATGAAGGGCAGATTTCTTCCAACAATATTGAGATTGGGATAATTCGATCTGACCGTGAATTCAG GGTCCTGAGCCCTGCGGAGATCAAGGATTTCCTGGAAGAGGTGGAGTAA
- the LOC101784848 gene encoding intron-binding protein aquarius, with the protein MPKVFGTGVFEFRHPRAAEYPLPADAAPATTAAPDKVPASTGGASITLLDIQRDRLTRVAVEHWGAAAAAGAFDADLVREIYATELRVEGRGRKTVPLHRVMILEVSQYLENYLWPHFDPANASFEHVMSIILMVNEKFRENVAAWTCFHDRKDAFKGFLWRVLKLKEEERALNMAEKTNYLLFMINAFQSLEDELVRETILQLVSLKLWNTLSFGRLQMELCLNPELIKKWTKIKRREAKEAKKADQPTNPSETLENKFLRNLIEEFLEILDSKVILSSQDGGEESVLNEPLGGQVDDSCVLYCERFMEFLIDMLSQLPTRRFLRPLVADVAVVAKCHLSALYTHEKGRLFAQLVDLLQFYEGFEINDHSGTQLGDDDILQAHYSRFQAFQLLAFKQVAKLRDFSLSSIGSLHKRADLTKKLLVLSDVELQDLVCNKLKLISEKDPCSGRRDFLIEVLVAFFEKRQSQKDAVNALPLYPNEQIMWDESLVPSINYSGEGCLALPKLNLQFLTLHDYLLRNFNLFRLESTYEIREDIQEAVPHLHAHINNEGETAFRGWSRMAVPIKEFKIKEVKQPNIGEVKPSAVTADVTFSISSYRHQIKSEWDALKEHDVLFLLSIRPSFEPLSPEEAAKSTVPERLGLQYVRGCEVIEIRDEEGTLMNDFTGKIKREEWKPPKGEMRTVRIALDTAQYHIDVTETAEKGAENVYGTFNILMRRKPKENNFKAILESIRDLMNETCVVPEWLHNIFLGYGNPSAAQWINMPDLLEVIDFKDTFLDANHVQQSFPDYQVTFINSDGTENLHPSPPFKIRLSKKLRESSHALPGNVNSSLSVKNNDNMADGESQKEKLIVETYIPADPGPYPQDKPKQNSVRFTPTQIGAIISGVQPGLTMVVGPPGTGKTDTAVQILNVLYHNCPSQRTLIITHSNQALNDLFEKIMQRDVPARYLLRLGQGEQELATDLDFSRQGRVNAMLVRRLELLGEVSKLARSLRLPEDVGYTCETAAYFWLLHVYARWEQFLAACAQNQDNPTFVKDRFPFSEFFSDTPQPIFTGESFEKDMHAAKGCFKHLSTIFQELEECRAFELLKSTVERANYLMTKQAKIVAMTCTHAALKRRDFLQLGFKFDNLLMEESAQILEIETFIPMLLQRQEDGHARLKRCILIGDHHQLPPVVKNMAFQKYSHMDQSLFTRFVRLGIPYIELNAQGRARPSIAKLYNWRYRELGDLPYVREQAIFHKANAGFSFEYQLVDVPDYKGKGESAPSPWFYQNEGEAEYIVNIYIYMRLIGYPANKISILTTYNGQKLLIRDVINKRCKPWNIEPPNKVTTVDKFQGQQNDFILLSLVRTRFVGHLRDVRRLIVAMSRARLGLYVFCRRSLFEQCYELQPTFQLLLQRPDKLALNLEECTPFTERPLGETGNIHYVTGIEDIEHLVKFRLEHLSQMQYMQYYAPPANELPPAAPENIADVVPPENGSVLNQPKEHMAVEENGGASDTTVSNKMEEDAVEAKDGTMQEGNKMSEGNRDGDVAAKDKGEEHDDANDKMEEGDASLKDKIEEENSEPKDKMDEE; encoded by the exons ATGCCGAAGGTCTTTGGCACCGGCGTCTTCGAGTTCCGGCACCCCCGCGCGGCGGAGTACCCTCTCCCCGCGGACGCCGCCCCCGCTACGACCGCGGCGCCCGACAAGGTCCCCGCGTCCACCGGCGGCGCCTCCATCACGCTCCTCGACATCCAGCGGGACCGCCTCACCCGCGTCGCTGTCGAGCACtggggcgcggccgccgccgcgggggccttCGATGCGGACCTCGTCAGGGAGATCTACGCCACCGAGCTCCGCGTCGAGGGTCGCGGCCGGAAGACCGTGCCGCTGCACCGCGTCATGATCCTCGAGGTCAGCCAGTACCTCGAGAACTACCTGTGGCCGCACTTCGACCCGGCGAACGCCTCCTTCGAGCATGTCATGTCCATCATCCTCATGGTTAACGAGAAG TTTCGGGAGAATGTGGCAGCGTGGACGTGTTTCCATGACCGTAAGGATGCTTTCAAGGGGTTCCTGTGGCGGGTTCTCAAGCTCAAGGAAGAG GAAAGGGCCCTTAATATGGCAGAGAAAACAAATTACCTCCTGTTCATGATAAATGCATTTCAG AGTTTGGAGGATGAGCTTGTCCGGGAAACTATACTTCAGTTAGTTAGCCTAAAGCTGTGGAATACTCTTTCTTTTGGACGACTTCAG ATGGAACTCTGCCTTAACCCTGAATTGATTAAGAAGTGGACCAAAATCAAAAGAAGGGAAGCAAAGGAAGCAAAAAAGGCTGACCAACCTACCAATCCTTCTGAAACGCTCGAGAATAAATTCCTTAGGAATCTAATTGAAGAATTCTTGGAG ATTCTCGATTCAAAGGTCATATTATCCAGCCAAGATGGTGGTGAAGAATCTGtattgaatgagccactcggtGGGCAGGTCGATGATTCTTGCGTCCTATATTGTGAGAGATTTATGGAATTTCTGATTGACATGTTGAGCCAGCTTCCTACTAGAAG GTTTTTGAGGCCCCTAGTTGCTGATGTTGCTGTCGTTGCTAAGTGCCACTTAAGTGCACTCTATACTCATGAAAAGGGACGCCTTTTTGCACAGTTGGTTGACTTGCTGCAGTTTTATGAAGGCTTTGAGATTAATGATCATTCTGGAACACAGCTTGGTGATGATGATATCCTGCAAGCTCATTATTCTCGTTTCCAAGCTTTCCAGCTGCTAGCATTTAAGCAAGTGGCTAAG TTGCGAGATTTTTCCTTGTCTAGTATTGGTTCACTGCATAAGCGAGCTGACTTAACAAAAAAGCTGCTTGTCTTGTCGGATGTGGAACTGCAAGATCTGGTTTGTAACAAG CTCAAGTTAATCTCAGAGAAAGATCCATGCAGTGGAAGGCGTGATTTTCTTATAGAAGTCCTAGTTGCTTTTTTTGAGAAGCGGCAATCCCAAAAAGATGCAGTAAATGCACTTCCTCTTTATCCAAATGAGCAGATCATGTGGGACGAAAGCCTTGTTCCTAGTATTAATTACTCTGGAGAAGGCTGTCTTGCTCTCCCAAAACTCAATCTCCAATTCCTGACGCTTCATGATTATTTGTTAAGAAATTTCAATCTGTTTCGTCTTGAATCAACCTATGAAATTCGTGAAGATATTCAGGAAGCTGTTCCTCATCTACATGCTCATATCAACAATGAGGGAGAGACTGCCTTCCGTGGATGGTCCAGAATGGCTGTTCCAATCAAGGAATTTAAGATTAAAGAAGTGAAGCAGCCAAACATTGGTGAAGTTAAACCTTCTGCTGTAACTGCTGATGTTACTTTCAGCATATCGAGCTACAGGCATCAGATAAAATCTGAATGGGATGCTCTGAAGGAGCATGATGTTCTATTTTTGCTGTCAATCCGCCCTTCTTTTGAGCCTCTTAGCCCTGAAGAGGCTGCGAAATCAACTGTACCAGAAAGGCTAGGATTGCAATATGTACGTGGGTGTGAGGTCATTGAAATTCGTGATGAGGAAGGAACACTCATGAATGACTTCACAGGAAAGATAAAGCGAGAAGAATGGAAACCACCCAAGGGTGAGATGCGTACTGTCCGAATTGCACTAGATACTGCACAGTACCACATCGATGTAACTGAAACAGCAGAGAAGGGTGCAGAAAATGTCTATGGAACATTTAATATTCTAATGAGAAGGAAGCCCAAGGAAAATAATTTCAAAGCAATCTTGGAATCTATACGTGATCTAATGAATGAAACATGTGTGGTTCCAGAATGGTTGCATAACATATTCTTGGGTTATGGAAATCCTTCTGCTGCGCAGTGGATAAATATGCCTGATCTTCTGGAAGTTATAGATTTCAAGGACACTTTTCTTGATGCTAACCATGTACAGCAGAGTTTTCCAGATTATCAG GTTACATTTATCAATTCTGATGGTACAGAAAACCTGCATCCAAGCCCTCCTTTTAAGATTAGGCTGTCCAAGAAATTGAGGGAAAGCAGTCATGCCCTACCCGGCAATGTGAACTCCAGTTTATCTGTTAAGAACAACGATAATATGGCTGATGGTGAGTCTCAGAAAGAGAAACTAATTGTTGAGACTTACATTCCAGCTGATCCTGGGCCATATCCTCAAGATAAACCTAAGCAGAACTCAGTGAGGTTCACACCCACCCAG ATTGGTGCTATAATATCCGGTGTTCAACCTGGGTTGACAATGGTTGTTGGTCCTCCTGGTACGGGGAAAACAGATACAGCTGTGCAGATATTAAATGTTCTATATCATAACTGTCCTTCGCAAAGGACACTGATTATAACCCATTCGAATCAGGCTTTGAATGACTTGTTTGAGAAGATAATGCAG AGGGATGTGCCTGCTAGGTACCTTCTCCGCCTTGGTCAGGGCGAGCAAGAGCTTGCCACTGATCTTGATTTTAGCCGTCAAGGTCGTGTTAATGCTATGCTTGTCCGACGGCTAGAGCTGCTAGGTGAAGTTTCTAAATTGGCGAGATCTCTTCGCCTTCCAGAAGATGTGGGTTACACATGTGAAACTGCTGCATATTTTTGGTTATTACATGTTTATGCTCGTTGGGAACAATTCTTAGCTGCCTGTGCGCAAAATCAAGATAATCCCACTTTTGTCAAAGACCGGTTCCCATTTTCGGAGTTTTTTTCAGATACTCCACAGCCTATTTTTACCGGTGAGTCTTTTGAGAAAGATATGCATGCAGCCAAGGGTTGTTTCAAACATCTTTCAACAATATTCCAAGAGCTGGAAGAGTGTCGGGCTTTCGAACTACTTAAGTCAACGGTGGAGAGAGCAAATTATCTAATGACGAAACAGGCGAAGATTGTCGCCATGACTTGTACTCATGCAGCATTAAAGAGGCGAGACTTTCTTCAATTAGGTTTCAAATTTGACAATTTACTGATGGAAGAAAGTGCACAGATATTGGAGATAGAAACTTTTATCCCTATGCTGCTGCAACGACAGGAAGATGGCCATGCTCGTCTTAAACGTTGCATTTTAATTGGCGATCACCATCAGTTACCCCCTGTGGTGAAGAACATGGCTTTTCAGAAGTACAGTCACATGGACCAGAGTCTGTTTACTAGGTTTGTTCGTCTTGGTATCCCTTATATTGAGCTCAATGCTCAGGGTCGTGCAAGACCTAGTATCGCTAAACTCTATAACTGGAGATACAGAGAGCTGGGAGATCTGCCTTATGTGCGTGAGCAAGCGATCTTCCATAAAGCTAATGCTGGGTTCTCTTTTGAGTATCAGTTGGTTGATGTTCCTGATTATAAGGGCAAAGGCGAGTCTGCCCCCTCTCCTTGGTTCTACCAGAATGAAGGGGAGGCTGAGTATATTGTCAATATATATATCTACATGCGCCTGATTGGCTACCCTGCCAATAAGATTTCAATATTAACCACCTACAATGGCCAGAAGCTTCTTATTCGTGATGTCATAAACAAAAGATGCAAGCCATGGAATATTGAGCCACCTAACAAG GTCACCACTGTGGACAAGTTCCAGGGTCAGCAAAATGATTTCATTTTACTCTCTCTTGTCCGGACCCGTTTTGTGGGCCATCTCCGTGATGTTAGGAGACTTATTGTGGCTATGTCCCGTGCTCGTCTGGGCTTGTATGTGTTCTGCCGGCGTTCACTGTTTGAACAGTGTTACGAATTGCAGCCAACATTCCAGCTTCTCCTCCAAAGACCCGATAAACTTGCCTTGAATCTTGAGGAGTGCACTCCATTTACAGAGCGACCTTTGGGGGAAACTGGAAATATCCATTATGTTACTGGTATTGAAGACATTGAACATCTTGTTAAGTTCAGACTGGAACATCTTAGTCAG ATGCAATATATGCAGTATTATGCTCCTCCAGCAAATGAGCTACCTCCAGCAGCGCCAGAAAATATTGCTGATGTAGTACCTCCAGAAAACGGCAGTGTTCTGAATCAGCCAAAGGAGCACATGGCAGTGGAAGAAAATGGTGGTGCAAGTGACACCACGGTCAGTAACAAGATGGAGGAAGATGCGGTTGAAGCAAAGGATGGAACGATGCAGGAAGGAAACAAGATGAGTGAAGGGAATCGTGACGGTGACGTGGCTGCAAAGGATAAGGGCGAAGAACATGATGATGCAAATGACAagatggaggaaggagatgcCTCGTTGAAGGACAAGATTGAGGAAGAAAATTCAGAGCCGAAGGACAAGATGGATGAAGAGTGA
- the LOC101785244 gene encoding uncharacterized protein LOC101785244 translates to MGNCWRCSPLASKIRRDAFAIQFFCLILIQASLADEAGRLHEFSRSRMEMQHDRIDNKMLTSWSMDHPIYVGPQDGLKKVDKISELPGQPGKAVFDQYAGYVTVDATSGKALFYYFAEAAEEPSTKPLVLWLNGGPGCSSLGGAMLEIGPFFVNRDNKTLSRNKYAWNNVANMLFLESPAGVGFSYSNRTSDYNNTGDRSTTADAYTFLINWLERFPEYKGHSFFITGESYGGHYIPQLANTILSNNKIMNITMINLKGIAIGNAYLNDDTNTRATIDYYWTHAMISKETHKAVQENCSFNGTYTGLCRTAIEAANNEKGLIDQSNIYASFCWDASAPRQHHASVTNTDPCASYYMRSYLNRQEVQRAFHANTTGLKQPWLDCSHIISPENWKDAQVSMLPSIQQLISSGIRTWLYSGDIDAVCPVTSTLYSLDILGLQINSPWRAWYSDDGEVGGYVVEYKGLVFATVRGAGHMVPTYQPQRALTLFSSFLQGKMPPIKIDQWQPSTRHQTPMHTLPIKMKRGLLILWSLFYSSAANIATRNQANQPLEFDHWILSSKHVQGKQDSTLKNGTSPSVHRGRDPKNNLQEQDKIVSMPGQTGVVEFGQYAGYVTVDAKAGRALFYYFVEAPQDPLDKPLVLWLNGGPGCSSFGSGAMLELGPFSVRNDNKTLYRKRHAWNRVANMLFVEIPAGVGYSYSNTTSDYYNTGDQRTTDDAYTFIVNWLEKFPEYRDRDFFITGESYAGHYIPELANLIVSKNRASNATNVKLKGVAIGNADLDDNLTLRASFDYYWMHAMISRKAYRAIKDKCDFNGTYTKDCQNAMNLATQEKGNVDDYDIYAPTCHDASNPSKSSDSLVGDPCTNHYVSSYLNRPEVQKALHANTTGLHYPWMDCSQHVFDNWKDSPETMLPSIKKLISSGIRIWLYSGDMDAVCSFISTQYVLDILGLPIETSWRPWSIDNEVAGYVIGYKGLVFATVRGAGHMVPYYQPRRALALFSSFLEGKLPPH, encoded by the exons ATGGGCAATTGTTGGAGGTGTTCTCCTTTGGCCTCCAAGATCAGAAGAGATGCATTTGCCATCCAATTCTTCTGCCTCATACTCATACAAGCGTCACTTGCGGATGAGGCTGGTCGACTGCACGAGTTCTCCAGGTCAAGAATGGAGATGCAGCATGATCGAATAGACAATAAAATGCTTACAAGTTGGAGCATGGATCATCCAATATATGTGGGTCCACAAGATGGGCTGAAAAAGGTTGATAAGATCAGTGAGCTTCCTGGGCAACCGGGAAAGGCTGTCTTTGATCAGTATGCAGGCTATGTCACAGTTGATGCAACATCTGGGAAGGCCCTCTTTTACTACTTTGCAGAGGCTGCTGAGGAACCATCCACCAAGCCATTGGTCCTGTGGCTGAATGGAG GGCCTGGTTGTTCTTCTCTGGGAGGTGCTATGCTTGAAATTGGACCATTCTTCGTCAACAGAGATAACAAGACATTATCCAGAAACAAATATGCCTGGAACAATG TGGCAAACATGCTCTTCCTTGAGAGCCCTGCTGGTGTTGGTTTCTCATATTCGAACAGAACATCAGATTACAATAACACTGGTGACAGGAGCACCACAGCAGATGCATATACTTTCCTCATCAACTGGCTTGAGAGGTTCCCGGAGTACAAGGGCCACAGCTTCTTTATAACTGGTGAAAGTTATGGTGGCCACTACATACCACAGCTTGCCAACACTATTCTGTCAAATAACAAAATCATGAACATCACTATGATCAATCTCAAAGGAATTGCT ATTGGAAATGCGTACCTCAATGATGACACGAACACAAGAGCGACCATCGATTACTACTGGACACATGCTATGATCTCCAAAGAAACTCACAAAGCAGTCCAGGAAAATTGCAGTTTTAATGGAACATACACAGGACTCTGTAGAACCGCGATAGAAGCAGCTAATAATGAGAAGGGCCTCATTGATCAGTCCAACATCTATGCATCCTTCTGCTGGGATGCTTCTGCTCCCCGACAGCATCATGCCTCG GTAACCAACACTGACCCCTGCGCCAGTTACTATATGCGATCATATCTGAACCGCCAAGAGGTGCAGAGAGCATTTCATGCAAACACCACAGGATTGAAGCAGCCATGGTTGGATTGCAG TCATATCATTTCTCCTGAAAATTGGAAAGATGCCCAAGTCTCTATGCTGCCATCTATTCAGCAATTAATTTCAAGTGGAATAAGAACATGGCTGTATAG TGGTGATATTGATGCTGTGTGTCCAGTGACTTCAACACTGTATTCATTAGACATCCTGGGGCTGCAGATAAACTCACCATGGAGGGCATGGTATTCTGATGATGGTGAG GTTGGAGGCTATGTGGTTGAGTACAAAGGTCTGGTATTTGCAACGGTCAGAGGAGCTGGACATATGGTTCCTACCTACCAACCCCAAAGGGCGCTCACCTTGTTCTCGTCATTCCTGCAAGGGAAGATGCCCCCT ATAAAGATTGACCAATGGCAACCTAGCACAAGACACCAAACACCCATGCACACGCTTCCTATCAAAATGAAAAGAGGCCTCCTGATACTTTGGTCCTTGTTCTACTCCAGTGCTGCAAACATAGCCACTAGAAACCAGGCCAACCAGCCTCTTGAATTTGATCATTGGATATTATCCAGCAAACATGTTCAAGGAAAACAAGACTCGACTTTGAAGAATGGAACTAGTCCCTCAGTGCATAGAGGTAGAGACCCAAAAAATAATCTACAGGAGCAGGATAAGATTGTATCGATGCCAGGGCAAACAGGGGTAGTAGAATTTGGCCAATATGCAGGATATGTCACGGTGGATGCAAAGGCTGGAAGGGCATTGTTCTACTACTTTGTTGAGGCTCCTCAAGATCCCTTGGACAAACCGCTAGTCCTATGGCTAAATGGAG GGCCCGGCTGTTCATCCTTTGGATCTGGGGCCATGCTTGAACTTGGTCCTTTCTCTGTCCGTAATGACAACAAGACACTGTACAGGAAAAGGCATGCATGGAACAGAG TGGCCAATATGCTGTTCGTTGAGATCCCAGCTGGTGTTGGGTACTCATATTCGAACACTACCTCAGATTATTATAATACCGGTGACCAAAGAACCACAGACGATGCTTATACCTTTATTGTCAATTGGCTAGAGAAATTTCCTGAGTATCGGGACCGTGATTTCTTCATAACTGGTGAGAGCTATGCGGGTCACTATATACCAGAGCTTGCTAATCTGATTGTTTCTAAGAATAGAGCCAGCAATGCAACTAATGTCAAACTTAAAGGTGTTGCG ATTGGAAATGCAGACTTGGATGACAATTTGACTCTAAGAGCATCGTTTGACTACTATTGGATGCATGCTATGATTTCTAGAAAAGCTTACAGAGCCATCAAGGATAAATGTGACTTTAATGGGACATACACTAAAGATTGCCAAAATGCCATGAACTTAGCTACCCAGGAAAAAGGAAATGTTGATGACTATGACATCTATGCACCAACATGCCATGATGCCTCAAATCCTTCTAAATCAAGTGACTCG CTAGTGGGCGATCCATGCACAAACCACTATGTTTCCTCTTACCTAAATCGTCCTGAGGTCCAAAAGGCACTCCATGCAAACACAACAGGGTTACACTACCCATGGATGGATTGTAG TCAGCATGTATTTGATAATTGGAAAGATTCACCAGAGACAATGCTGCCATCAATCAAGAAACTCATTTCAAGTGGCATTAGAATATGGCTGTACAG TGGTGATATGGATGCCGTGTGTTCATTCATTTCGACACAGTATGTGCTGGACATTCTTGGACTTCCAATAGAAACATCTTGGCGTCCATGGAGCATCGATAATGAG GTTGCTGGCTACGTCATTGGGTATAAAGGCCTGGTCTTCGCAACAGTCAGAGGAGCCGGGCACATGGTCCCATACTACCAGCCTCGCAGAGCATTGGCACTATTCTCATCGTTCCTAGAAGGGAAGCTCCCTCCGCACTGA